In Aegilops tauschii subsp. strangulata cultivar AL8/78 chromosome 3, Aet v6.0, whole genome shotgun sequence, one genomic interval encodes:
- the LOC109777445 gene encoding ubiquitin-conjugating enzyme E2 2 has translation MSTPSRKRLMRDFKRLMQDPPAGISGAPQDNNIMLWNAVIFGPDDSPWDGGTFKLTLQFNEEYPNKPPTVRFISRMFHPNIYADGSICLDILQNQWSPIYDVAAILTSIQSLLCDPNPNSPANSEAARMFSENKREYNRKVREIVEQSWTAD, from the exons ATGTCGACTCCTTCAAGGAAGAGGCTGATGAGGGACTTCAAGCGGCTGATGCAGGACCCTCCTGCGGGCATAAGCGGGGCGCCGCAGGACAACAACATAATGCTGTGGAATGCTGTGATTTTTGG CCCTGACGATAGCCCCTGGGACGGAG GTACGTTTAAGCTGACTCTCCAGTTTAATGAAGAATATCCTAATAAGCCACCAACAGTTCGGTTTATTTCTCGGATGTTTCACCCTAACA TTTATGCTGATGGAAGCATATGCTTAGATATCCTACAGAATCAGTGGAGCCCAATATATGATGTAGCTGCTATACTTACATCTATCCAG TCGCTGCTGTGTGATCCTAACCCGAATTCGCCTGCTAACTCAGAAGCTGCCCGCATGTTCAGTGAGAACAAGCGAGAGTACAACCGCAAAGTGCGGGAGATTGTTGAGCAGAGCTGGACGGCAGACTAA